TCCAGGTGTGTCAGTGTAAAGTACACGTGCCATTCAGTCCAGGTGTGTCAGTGTAAAGTACACGTGCCATTCAGTCCAGGTGTGTCAGTGTAAAGTACACGTGCCATTCAGTCCAGGTGTGTCAGTGTAAAGTACACGTGCCATTCAGTCCAGGTCTGTCTGTGTAAAGTACACGTGCCATTCAGTCCAGGTGTGTCAGTGTAAAGCACACGTGCCATTCAGTCCAGGTGTATCAGTGTAAAGTACACATGCCATTCAGTCCAGGTATATCTGTCAGGAAGTCAGGAATATAGTACACGTGCCATTCAGTCCAGGTGTGTCAGTGTAAAGTACACGTGCCATTCAGTCCAGGTGTATCAGTGTAAAGTACAGGtgccattgtgtgtcagtgtaaagtACACGTGCCATTCAGTCCAGGTCTGTCTGTGTAAAGTACACGTGCCATTCAGTCCAGGTGTGTCAGTGTAAAGCACACGTGCCATTCAGTCCAGGTGTATCAGTGTAAAGTACACATGCCATTCAGTCCAGGTGTGTCAGTGTAAAGTACACGTGCCATTCAGTCCAGGTGTGTCAGTGTAAAGTACACGTGCCATTCAGTCCAGGTGTGTCAGTGTAAAGTACACGTGCCATTCAGTCCAGGTGTATCAGTGTAAAGTACACGTGCCATTCAGTCCAGGTGTGTCAGTGTAAAGTACACGTGCCATTCAGTCCAGGTCTGTCTGTGTAAAGTACACGTGCCATTCAGTCCAGGTGTGTCAGTGTAAAGCACACGTGCCATTCAGTCCAGGTGTATCAGTGTAAAGTACACATGCCATTCAGTCCAGGTGTGTCAGTGTAAAGTTCACGTGCCATTCAGTCCAGGTGTGTCAGTGTAAAGTACACGTGCCATTCAGTCCAGGTCTGTCTGTGTAAAGTACACGTGCCATTCAGTCCAGGTGTGTCAGTGTAAAGTACACGTGCCATTCAGTCCAGGTGTATCAGTGTAAAGTACACGTGCCATTCAGTCCAGGTGTGTCAGTGTAAAGTACACGTGCCATTCAGTCCAGGTGTGTCAGTGTAAAGTACACGTGCCATTCAGTCCAGGTGTGTCAGTGTAAAGTACACGTGCCATTCAGTCCAGGTATATCTGTCAGGAAGTCAGGAATATAGAGGTCTGCAAGACTGGTGGTCTGACACATTGGTGATGTATGTTCAccgagttgggtttttttttcccccttcgagTTAGTGGACTGGCAGTGTCTGGTTGGAAGGAAGACGGTTGTAAAAATAGAGAATCTGGGAAATTCGTACTGGTCTTATCTGTGCCTTGCTGTGTTGGGTTCACTGATGGACAGAAGTGGCACGCATGCTTGCTTATACGTCTCTTTTACTTCCTTGACACGGAGAGGTCAATGTGGagctctttgtctctttgttcctGGATACATGGGTGTAAGCTCCAGGCGATGGCCAAACAAAAGCGGAGAAAAAGGTTATCGGCGAACCCCTGCCGTTCGTTTTGCTTGTTGATCCAAAGCTgcgcagttgttgtttgttgttgtttttgtcggtgaTCTGTAAGCGAgcaacccacctcccccccccccccggccccatcaCCTACCCTCCATTATTTTGGTCTGATggtcccaccctctcccccagccccccacctcctgtCTCTTCCTTCCACACTCCGTACGTGCCCCCCTGTTTTCTGCGTGGGTGCCAAACCACAGGTAAGATCGCAGTGTGTCAGAGAGAGGAAAGTGCGACTACTACGGGTACAACCGCAAACATCGACTGCTGAGTGGAGgtgccagccagacagacagcgatagactgacttacccccccccccccccctttcacccgcaccctacccctccccgagcccccaacctcacccctccttctcccccttccttcggCCAATGAAGGCGGGGGTATAGGTGAGAAAGTAACCATAGCAACCGGCTGCTTCAGAACGATGCGTGTTGTTACACGAGTGCCTGACCCCCcagcccacaaccccccccccctctctctctccactgggatatacgtctctgtctctgtctgtctctctctctcacccctcttaccccacccacacctccttcTGCCTGAGTGCCTATGTAGTGTAGAGTTGTAGTGCAGCGCTTGTATAGtagttcctcccccctcccacacaaggCTTGCTCGCGCGAGTTGGGCatgccgtcatcatcaccaccactgccagcgAGCAGCAACAGCGCGCTAGCTGCCGCCTTCGCCagcccgccaccgccaccgccacacaCTCTGCCTCCCTGCCGCACTCAGGTATGGAGGAAGATAGCGGCTACTTCTCGCACCGTTCCAGCGACTTCCAGCAGTTTTCCGGCGCCCTAGGGGGAGTAGGGGGCAGCGCTCGCTCACACGACCCGTGCTCCTCCGAGGACCTGTTCAGCCTGAGCTTCCACGACCTGCCGTCATCCAGGTACCACTACTTCCGCCACGGCTTCAGGGACGAGGAGGATTTCGAAGACTTCAAGTGCGAGCTGAGGGATTTTCGGAGGTTGAAGAGAGAAGCGCTTAGTGGTggccttggtggtggtggtgggtaccTGTCTAATGActtcgacgacaacgacgacgacgactatttGATAAAGGTTGGCGGAGTGAAAGGTGTGTTTGTTGATAGTACCATTGGAGGGACCGATAGAACGACGGAGAAGCTGATAAGAGTGGAGGGGGACggcggagaggtgggggtggggtcggggagggggggctgcCCGGGTCCAGGCCCGGGCCCAGGGGGTCGCCGATGGTCAGGCGAGCCGTACTTCCAGGTTCGAAACCCGGGCGTCAGTTTTCGGGAGggcagtggtggtgctggtggcggtagcgatggtggaagtggtggtggtggtggtggtggtgcacgtgCGAAGAGCGAGCCGAGCCGTCGGAACTGTGTTTATTTTGAGGAGGATTGTTTTGAGAGCGGCGAGCCTGGCTCGTGCTCTGGCAGTGGCAGCAACAAAGGTTGGCGTGGTGTCCCACTGCCGCAGCCACGGCGCCAAgacagggggaggtgggaggaggaagagaatgccGACAATGTTAGCTCACCTGACGAAGATGACGGCGATGTGTTTTCAGTGAGGTCATGGAGCTCTAAGAGAggcagtggtagtggcagtggttgtGGAGGCGGCGGTTCCAGGAGAGTGTCTTTTCGTGAAACCCCGGAAAGGATCGGCCTCCGAGAGGAAGTCCCTGTTGTTGTCAGGTCCAGCGCAGGGGAAGACGGATACCCGAAAAGCAGCCGCAGGAGAAAACGAAACCCGTACTAGGTCGCGAACAAGCCCTTCTGCGTTGAAACCCAACCGGTCTGTTGCAGCAGGAAGGAGGCGGTTTCGCTGGAGAGTCCTTGGGACAGGGAGCACGTGTTGTCGACGGTGACACGCACACCGCGTCGAGGACAGTTTCGAGTGACGTGGATGACGGTTTTtcaggagggggttggagaggggagaggggggcgtgtgGACACAGAGGGAGTCACCACGCCGTGTCCTCACCGAGCGGAGGAGAAGCCAAAGCGGGAATCCAGCAGCGTGTTCACCAGATACCCATCGCGGTCATCTACGAACCCGTGCCCCGCCCTGCCCGCACCTCCTTCGATTTCAGGTCGTTCAGCGTGGACGACGGCAGGGCGCTTCACGGCGATgtgaagagaggaggagacagagcgaAACGTGACTCCGGTCTGCCCCGTAGAGACCCCGCTTCTTCACGTAGCGGCAGTGGTGCTGAGAAACGAACAGGAGGGGAGGACGGGGCTGGTACCCGTGGCGACCCATCATTGAACGCTCACAGACGTTCTTCGGACAGTAAGGACAGtgacgcccctcccctcccccgtgacAGGGTAAGCGAGGACAGCAGGCGTAGCGCACGGGAGAGCAGTCAGGACTACAGGCGTAGCGCAGGGGAGAGCAGTCAGGACTACAGGCGTAGcgcaggggagagcagccaggaCAACAATCGCACTGCAGGGGAGAGCAGTCAGGACAACAGGCGTAGCGCAGGGGAGAGCAGTCAGGACAACAGGCGTAGcgcaggggagagcagccaggaCAACACTCGCACtgcaggggagagcagccaggaCAACAGGCGTAGcgcaggggagagcagccaggaCAACAGGCGTAGcgcaggggagagcagccaggaCAACAGGCGTAGCGCAGGGGAGAGCAGTCAGGACAACACTCGCACTGCAGGGGAGAGCAGtgactccagacacagccagaccCGTCACTACGCCCCCAGGAGGTCCAGCCTCCTGGAGAGTCTCCGCAGGCTGAGCGGGCAGGGAGGACGTCCCCGCAGCGGGCGGGGGGCAGCAGACCCATGGATGGATCTGTGGGGAGGGGACGAGCCCTTCCTGGAGTTCGAGCGCGTCTTCGAGACCATCAACAGCCATCGCCAGTCGCGGGACCTGGAGATGAGGCGCCCGGGCAGCTGGTGgcgggaggaggacgagggggaggggcCCGGGAAGGACCAGCACGACCTGGGCATCCTCCACATCGACGAGGACTTCCTCGACTTCTTCGACCACGACGAGGACTTCATGGAGTTCGAGCGGGAGCTGGAGAAGATCAATTCCAACCGCAGGTCCAAGCTCCTGGAGAACCTCCACCGGCGCTCCAGCTGTGATATTTTCGGGGACGTGAAGTCCTTCTGTGACCGTAGCCTGAAGAGGAGCAACACCACCCCGACCTCCTCGCCCAAAGTGGAGCGGCGTCTCTCGGCCACGAGCAGCGCCGACACGGCCCTGTGGAACTCTGCCGAGGAGTGGGACCTGGTGCTCAGCAAGCTGAGGAGGAACTCCCGGCTGCTGTCGGATCAGGTCGCCAGCAGCAGGGCGGCCGACGGCGGGGGCCGGGCGGCGGACGTGGTGGACCCGGCGTCCAGGAACAGGACTTTGCCGGCGAGCTTCCCGGACAGGGATGCTGCTGgaggtcatcatcaccatcaccctcctcctcctcctcctccacgccgGCAGTGTCCTCGGGGTGAAGGTGAGTTTGGGAgaactgcagtgtggtgtgagtTGTTGGGTTTAATTGTCGAcctgcttctcccccccccccccccgccccccgcatccccccctcccacacacacacattatatgtttatgttttccacgagggcaggggggggggggaattactgtgtacgcgtacgagtaagtgaaagtgtgcgtgtgtgtgtgtgtgtgaaaattattgatttaagttttgtttaaaaaataaacaaaaaaacccacaacaatctaacatatttctaatgaaaaactaacaactataacagcgaaccaactggacaattaaacaaggagttgaaaaaatcatacattagcaatggactgctgaagatcgtcaacactgaagatgatttcagttcagggatttgggactttaacatatcgcatatcgtgtgtgtgtgtgtgtgtgtgtgtgtgtctgtgtgtgtgtgtgtgtgtgtgtgtgtgtgtgtgtcagtgtgtgtgtgtgtgtgtttgtgtgtgtgtgtgtgtgtgtgtgtgtgtgtgtgtgtgtgtgtgtgtgtgtgtgtatgtgtgtgtgagtgtgtgtgtgtgtgtgtgttgagttagaACGGCCGACTGCCTTGTGTCCTGAAGGTTATGTTGTTTCGGTTCTTTggccttctttgttgttgtttgtttttggtttctttgttcgaGGGATTGgagtcctggagccagttgcattgctcggacggaagagcctagtatggtcgtaacccgctactaactgtgtgtagtatggaactgaccaatggcgtagttcggtcaacgtgggcatttagtcatgtgtaactgtcaaaaagttagaaccaggtagtgcaactggcacctggactcCAATACTGTTACATTACACCAGAAACTGGTTTGTGGAATGATCTGGGTATCAGAAGTTtggagctcttttttttttttattgtgctgtTTTTAGTCTCATTATACTTCACCATGAGACACAAACAAGTGTGCTGCATTAGGGTCttccactgtgtgtctgttcttccaGCTGTCTGTATTgtacgcatacagagagagatagagacagtgacagtcatCCAGCTGTTGATATtgtatgcagagagagaaagagagacacacagacaaacgg
This genomic interval from Babylonia areolata isolate BAREFJ2019XMU chromosome 8, ASM4173473v1, whole genome shotgun sequence contains the following:
- the LOC143285316 gene encoding uncharacterized protein LOC143285316 codes for the protein MEEDSGYFSHRSSDFQQFSGALGGVGGSARSHDPCSSEDLFSLSFHDLPSSRYHYFRHGFRDEEDFEDFKCELRDFRRLKREALSGGLGGGGGYLSNDFDDNDDDDYLIKVGGVKGVFVDSTIGGTDRTTEKLIRVEGDGGEVGVGSGRGGCPGPGPGPGGRRWSGEPYFQVRNPGVSFREGSGGAGGGSDGGSGGGGGGGARAKSEPSRRNCVYFEEDCFESGEPGSCSGSGSNKGWRGVPLPQPRRQDRGRWEEEENADNVSSPDEDDGDVFSVRSWSSKRGSGSGSGCGGGGSRRVSFRETPERIGLREEVPVVVRSSAGEDGYPKSSRRRKRNPRKEAVSLESPWDREHVLSTVTRTPRGGWRGERGACGHRGSHHAVSSPSGGEAKAGIQQRVHQIPIAVIYEPVPRPARTSFDFRSFSVDDGRALHGDVKRGGDRAKRDSGLPRRDPASSRSGSGAEKRTGGEDGAGTRGDPSLNAHRRSSDSKDSDAPPLPRDRVSEDSRRSARESSQDYRRSAGESSQDYRRSAGESSQDNNRTAGESSQDNRRSAGESSQDNRRSAGESSQDNTRTAGESSQDNRRSAGESSQDNRRSAGESSQDNRRSAGESSQDNTRTAGESSDSRHSQTRHYAPRRSSLLESLRRLSGQGGRPRSGRGAADPWMDLWGGDEPFLEFERVFETINSHRQSRDLEMRRPGSWWREEDEGEGPGKDQHDLGILHIDEDFLDFFDHDEDFMEFERELEKINSNRRSKLLENLHRRSSCDIFGDVKSFCDRSLKRSNTTPTSSPKVERRLSATSSADTALWNSAEEWDLVLSKLRRNSRLLSDQVASSRAADGGGRAADVVDPASRNRTLPASFPDRDAAGGHHHHHPPPPPPPRRQCPRGEDCQYTCHLSCVPSVTLDCTTVSPGSGEGPVATPTDLPSPTGLPSPSSTASAETSLTERRTIVAHRSPQKQQQPVTTTTTTATASSNSQPTVGQTVSSQSANHLAPPGSACSRSSSSPSVSSMRDPLSGACVSLSTSLSSSALSPSSGAGGVAPSVCVEKDLNQNAKSVDGGELAEPLGLGVVEDVCEASNEKDETDSGYRSGTIPEEKLPHKAPSQATLNRMELRRTIHTFNHFVPSAALEQTEDGESFQGFLRVTLNLIRPITMELGARPPSIYELLTREHIVEQSTQHVAFYMPRDTVKSIHITSKTTTKEVVAGLLKKFHILDHPRKFAMYAQEFNEKNKLVKLRRLTDKDFPLVAMLLWEPERVKHYRLVLQENETGEIVWENFSEPELRNFQIVLDREESEAIAQLQYKYRVMKRIILQRMKELRHEKQACKESVA